The window CCATGACAATAGATGCAATGCCGATCCCTTGGTCACAGGGTCTTCTATATGCCTTTCCACCCCTGGTTCTTCTTCCGTCTGTGCTCAGGAAGGTTCGGGAAGACAAGGCCCTCATTATCCTCATAGCTCACTTCTGGCCAAGAAGAGCCTGGTTCTGTTGGCTCCAAAGACTGGCAATATCAGACCCTTGGATACTGCCGGACAGGACAGACCTACTAGTCCAGGAACCAATGTGCCAACCCAAGGCTCCTACCCTACACTTGACAGCGTGGCATTTGAAAGGCGGCTGCTCCTAGCACAGGGATTCTCCTGAGAATTTAGTAAAACTCTCCTTAAAAGTAGGAAGCCGGTCACCACTGGTATTTAGGGAAGGGTCTGGTGAAAAATCCAGCAAGTTTCCTGGGCACAGATCGGGGGTCCCCCTCTCTTCCCGGCCATCCTGGAAATCCTTCAGTAAGGGTTGGATTGAACTTATCCACTAGCACCTGGAAGGTACAAGTTTTGGCCCTAGGAGCCCTCTATAAACATAGCCTCAGAGAATAGATGGATTAGCAGGTTCATTAAATCCTGTGCTAGAGCGACTCCTGTCCCTTCTCCTCGCATGCCTCCCTGGGATTAAATCTTGTCCTTGATGCCCTTATAGACACCCCATTGAGCCCCTTTCAGATGTTCCCTCCAAGACCCTGAAGGTGGTACTACCCATTGCTTGCCATCCGCTTGACGGGTGGGTGACCTACAGGCGCTCTCCATTGTCCATCCATATACCCAAATTTTGATCGATAAGGTGGTATTGCGTACAGATCCCTCATAGCCTAAAGTGGTCAAGCCCTTCACAGGTCCCAGGAATTCATACTGCCTTCCATTGTGACCCTCCTTCCAATGACAAAGTGGACAGGCTCCATAGCTTGGATGTAAGACTTGCCCTTATAACCTACTTAGATAGGACCAGGGAATTGCGAGAATCTCAGGCCCTGTTTTTTATTTATAGCCCCCGGACTTTCCCTAGAACGTATCTACAAGCACCATGGCTAGGTGGGCCCGGGATGCTATGTCGCTGACCTACTCAGCTAAGGGGGTGCCATTTCCCCTGCAGATTAGGGCCTTTCCACTGGGTCACTTTCTACTACTTGGGCTGAGCGGGCAGAGGTGTCTATTGATCAtatatgcagggccgccacttggtcctcttcctctacctttttctgtcactatagacttgacttgtcctccacaGCCGACCCTTCTTGGTAGACTGGTATtagaggcggtggtccctccctaaggtgattggtctctagaatctctcaggtggtgctgtcatgggcgaaagggaaaaatcttaattacttaccggtaatgggattttcagaagcccatgacagcacccttagttcccccccctattcactggttatgggcacccttcggggagtgtcagATTTCATGGTGTATTCCTTTTGGTAGTGGTGTGATTAAcatattttttgtttgtgttttgttggtcctctctggctctgtagaGCCACTGATGGGGAGGACAGGTACCACCTTTTtaccagtgggtttcctgtcctgatgtgggcggaacctctctctcaagtggtgctgtcatgggcttctgaaaatcccattactggtaagtaattaagattatcAAGGACCTCCCAAGCCATAAAGCACCAGGACCTGATGGGTTTACTTACCTGTCTTACAAGACATTTTCCGAGGAGCTGTCCCCTTACATGACAAGCATTTAATCTCTTCATGGAAGAGGAGGACATCCCAAGCATGTTTTTCCATTCATATCAGTTATCCCCAAAGCAGGTAAGGACCCTATGGACCGTGTGAGTTATCGCCCCATAAGCCTATTGAATTCCGATCTTAAAATATTCACGAAATTGTTAGCGAAACGCTTAAATAACTGGCTCCCCCAGCTGATCCATAAGTATCAGGTGGGATTTGTCCGGTTCCGTCAGGCGGGGAATTATCGTAGAATTCTGAATTTGGTGGAAGTGGCTGATAGTTGAGGTGTCGAGGCTTTATTTCTGGggttggatgcggagaaggccttcgacaggctGGATTGGTCCTTTATGTTTTCAGTGTTGGGCCATTTCTGCATGTCGGGGCCTTTCGTGTCAGCTGTGAGGGGTCTATACTCTTGCCCTTCCGCCACGATACTGTTACCACATGCGCACTTGGGTTCACTCCTCATACAAAATGGAACACGGCAGGGATGTCCGCTATTCTCCTTTCTTGTACGTACTCAGTATTGAACCGCTGGCAGCGCAAATTTGACTTAACCCAGATATGGGAATTAATGTTAGGGCTAGATCCTTGCTTTGTTTGCAGACAATGTTATGTTGTCTCTGCCCAACCTTGTCATCTACCTTCCAAATTTGCACCAGGTCCTAGCCCGCTACGCTAACCTATAAGGATACAAACTCAACTCGAGTAAATCGGAAGCGCTTTCTATTAATATTCTGGAAACCACATTATAAGTCCTTTAAACAGAATTTTAAATACATGCGGCGTTCTGACTCATTGCGGTGTTTGGGGGTGAACATCACTCCTAAATACAACAAAGTATACCAGGcaaacttccccccccccccccccccccgatacgaGACATAGAAACCCAACTTGATAAATGGTCTTCCTTTCAGATTTCTTTCCTGGGTAGAATTGCCACCGTTAAAATGTCGGTTCTTCCCAGGTTGTTGCATTTAGTTGAGATGGTCCCGGTAGGGGTCCCTTTTGgtggttctaaaaaaaaaaaaaaaagctccagcTGTCCCTTATGCATTTCATCTGGCATTCAAAGAGGCATCGCATTTCAGACTCAGTTGTTTATGCTTCTCCTGTACGTGGCGGTCTGTCATGTCCGAACCTTACTCTCTACTATTATGCTAAGCATTTACGTCGCTTGACCTCATGGTCGCCTCTGGCGGCGTATAATAAATGGACGGAAATTGATAAACTTTGGCTCCTTGTGACCGGAGTTCCTTGATATGGGGATACCCAAATGACACACCTTCTAAGGGCTTGCTAGTCCGATGCCGTTTATGAGGGACCTTTTGGCGTCACTGTAGAATTAAGTTCCAGTTGGCGGCTGAGTCCTCCCTCCTAACTCCTTTCCTGTATTCCCCGCACCTCAAAGATGGTATGAGTCCTGAGGTGGTGTGTCAATGGACGACGGCAGGTCTTTTTTGCTTTCGGGATATGGTAGATCCTATCATATTAAAGCTAAAACCATTCTCAAACTTGCGTTCCCATCATAGCTTAtcatttaatttatatttttcctaCCAACAGATGGCACATTATTTCTCGTCAGTCATGAAACGAATGGGGCCCCCTCGGTGTTTGAGTCTTTTTGCTCAGGGCAGACTTCTACCAGGGGTTTGATCTCCGCTATCGATTCCATCCTGTATCGCTGAAACCTGCCAGAACCAATTAACCATTCCTATATGCAGAGGGTGGGAGGGATGGGTGGGTCGCCCCTTGCCGGCAGTGGTTTGGTCGGTGGTTTGGTCCAGGACATTCCGATCCTCGGTTAACACCTTGTGTGTGTCCGCGCTTGGCACATGCAGCAGGAGCTCACCTGTGTCAGACTGCCAACTCCTGCTGATTATGGTATGTCCACAACTCCTGAGCCCATGGCAACTTGCAATCTGGACATACTGCTTTGTGGTTTTTATTGCAATAACCTCTTACTGCAAAATGACAGTGCCATGGCAATTGTAATGTATATTTCTAGCCCTATAGTTTATTTATACTTTTGTCAAAAAACATTCTAAAACACCATGATACACGTAGATTTATAGCATTGTGGCCACAATGTATTGTGCCTATGTATTAATTTTCTTTTTCCTCCCCTTGCAGGTACTTACTGTATAATGGTGACCTGACTGAGTTTGATGTGGATAATATGGTGCTTATCCAAAAAGTCCATACATTTTTGATGAATGATTGCCTGCTTATAGCCACATCATTACCAAATCGAAGAGGAATGTACAAATATAATGCTTTGTATAATCTGGATGACCTTGCTGTGGTGAACGTAAAGGAACATCCCCCTATGAAAAATATGTTTAAGATTCTGATGTTTCCTGAGAGCCGAATTTTTCAggcagaaaatgcaaagatcaagAAAGAGTGGCTAGATGTTTTGGAAGAGACCAAAAAGAGCAAAATTTTGATTGAGAAACGTAAAAAAGACGATTTGTTGTGTTTACCTACCTTGATAGATGTGTCAGGTAGCTCGTTGGTGAATGAGAAGAAAGCCATAaaagaggagaaggaggaaaaaattaatcTTTCTTTTGAATGGATCCAGGAGCTCCCTGACAGTTTGGATGTCTGCATCGCACAGAGGAATTTTGAAGGAGCTGTTGATTTGTTGGCCAAGCTAAATGGTTATTTACAAGATAAGCCATCAACCTATTCCGTGCAGGATTTGAGAGCAAAAGTAAATCCACGCGCAAGACAcctaactgatgtgttggtgtttgAACTTTCTCCAGGCCGGTCATTACGTGGTGGACCAAAAGCAACACGCAGGGCTGTTTCTCAACTTGTACGTTTGGGGCAGTCAACAAAAGCATGTGGATTATTTCTGCAAAATAGGGCCACTGCTGTGCACACTGCTATACGGCAACTGCGAATAGAGGGGGCAACTTTGCTCTATGTACATAAACTTTGCAATGTTTTCTTTACCAGTTTACTTGAAACAGCCAAAGAGTTTGAGATGGATTTTGCTGGGAACAATGGTTGCTACTCTGCATTTATTGTTTGGTCCTGTTCTGCCCTGAAAATGTTTGCAGATGCTTTCAGTAAGCAGGTGTTTGACAGCAAAGAAAACCTTTCCACTGCTGCAGAATGTGTTAAAGTCGCTAAGGAGCACTGTAAGCATCTGTCTGAAATCGGCTTAGATCTCAACTTTTTATTGCATGCTTTTCTAGTAAAAGACCTGAAAGCTGTTCTGCAAAGCAACAAAGATATTATAATTGAGGCCACCAAGCATCGTAATTCTgaagaaatgtggaggaaaatgaaCCTTATGACACCAGAAGCTTTAGGAAAGCTGAAGGAGGAGATGCAAAATTGTGGTGTACTCAGTTTTGATCAGTACACAGGAGAAGATTGTTGGGTTAATCTCAGTTACACAGTTGTTGCTTTTACTAAACAAATTATGTTCTTTTTGGAAGAAGCTCTTAAATTGTATTTCCCTGAGCTGCATGTGTTACTTCTGGAGAGCTTGATAGAAATCATATTGGTAGCTGTTCAGCATGTAGACTATAGTCTGAGATGTGAGCAAGACTTTGAAAAGAGAAGTTTCATAAGACAAAATGCATCTTTTTTATATGACACTGTTCTGCCTGTGGTAGAGAAGCAATTTGAAGAAGGTGTGGGTAAGCCAGCTAAACAGTTGCAGGAGCTGAGAAGTATATCTAGACTTGTCAGAGTTAACCCTGGTACAACATCTGATGTGTAGCGTTATTTTTGGAGAGTACATAATCCCGAATATTGTGCCTGCTGTATTGtagccttaaaggagttgtctgctACTAAGTCAATCCCTTTTCAATTTctgttaaccccccccccccccgccccctagTAAAATGATACACTATAATCTCCTCCTGGTAATAGCGCAATTCCAGCAGTGTTGGCATTTGCTCTCCTGGGGTTTGTGATATTATTTTGTCACTCGATCCTTTCATCCGATCAGCAGCCACTTTACTGTCCCTTTTTTACGGTGTAACTGACATCCAGAGGAAATGAGCTGCAGCTGCTCTCTCACTTCCTCCGGATGTCTGATTTGTCCGTAAGAGGAGACATTGAAGGGGCCGCTGACTAAATAATGAGCCCTGGAAGAGTCGGTGCCAACACTGCTAGAATGGCATCACAGGGCTGTATAGCTGCTATTATGTAACTTGAGGAAAACAATGATTGAGTATGGGGTGTCtgagtagtgggcaacccctttaaatataataTGCAGGCTTTGGCTGTTGAGAGAACTATGATACCTAGAGGACTTCTCAGCTTTCCTGACATTTTTCTTAGTATGTGTTCCTTGCAATATAATAATTGTAGACTACTTTTTCTTCTATTGTTATGTTACATTTTTATGTTTCTATTGGAGATGTATGAATCAATTGAAAGATTGATGTTCACCTTTCCATTGTCAGTAGGTTGAGCTCTATAAAAGAAGTCATGACAGTGCCAAAGTGTGTTGGGAAACACTTCGTTGACAAGGGATGTGGTTTAACACCCATTTACCAACTTGGGATTGGTACAATTTTAACCTCTATTTAGAATCCAACTTTTAATTAGAACAAGAAATGTGACAAGTCCTCTTCATGAAGACAACTGCAATACTCTGGCAACAAGCCAAACTGTACTCTGAGCATCTTGTGTGTGATGAATGTTTTTGTATTTACTTTTAACCCCTGCAAGACCTTAATAAAAGTAAGGATGTTTTAATAATACTGCATCTGGAGCAATGTTCCCTATCTAAAAATCTACATAttaaattttcttttctttttgagcTGGGGAACAATGAACACCGTTAAAAGCAATAGACAAAACTCTTTTCAAATATTAGGTCACTCAATCTGATCTAGAGGGACATTTTCTGTTTATCAAAGACAAAACTGTCCGCATTGGCTATATGCCCTCGATTCAAAGTTTGTGACGTGGATCAAAAGAAAACGATTGAATCCAGATGGCATCCGCATAGTGAATGCAGCAAGGTGTCTCAACATTGCCTTCAGGTCAACCCTAGATATTCAGTgggcacggaaagtattcagaccctttacatttttcactctttgtttcattgtagaCATTTTGATAAAttcaaagttctttttttttttctcattaatgtacactctgcaacccatcttgacagaaaaaaacaaatgtagaaatttttgcaaatttattaagcaagaataactgaaatatcacatagtcataagtattcagaccctttgctcagtattaagtagaagcacccttttgatctAGTATAGCCATGAGTctccttgggaatgatgcaacaagtttttcacacctggatttggggatcctctaccattcttccttgcagatcctctccagttcagtcaggtgggatggtgaacattggtggacagccattttcaggtctctccagggatgctcaattgggtttaggtcaggactctggctgggccagtcaagaatggttacagagttgttctgaagccactcctttgttattttagctgtgtgcttagggtcattgtcttgttggaaggtgaactttcgaccaagtctgaggtccacagcactctggaagaggtttcatccaggatatctctgtacttggttgcattcatctttccttcaattgtaaccagttgTCTTGTCCCTGCAGGTGAAAAACAccaccatagcatgatgctgctaccacagtGTGTCACTGTTGGGATTGCATTGGGCAGgttatgagcagtgcctggttttgtcTACACATACCACTTAAAATTATCTCAAaaatctatcttcgtctcatcagaccagagaatcttatttctcatagtctgggagtccttcatgtgttttttggcaAACGCGCAGGTTTTCATATATCTTGCaccgaggagaggcttccgtctggCCACTATGCCATAAAGGCCtggctggtggagggctgcagtgatcattgactttgtggaactttctcccatctccctactgcatctctagagctcagccacagttatcttggggttcttctttacctctctcaccgagGCtcttccacgattgctcagttttggTGGAcagcaggtctaggaagagttctggtggtcccaaacttcttcaattccaggattatggaggctactgtgctcttaggaacattGAGTACTGACTGCagcaattcttttgtaaccttgtccagatctgtgccttgccaaaaTTCTGTttctgagcttcttgggcagttcctttgacctcatgattctcatttggtgtgacatgctctGTAAGctatgaggtcttatatagacaggtgtgtgcctttccaaatcaagtcctgtccgtttaattaaacacagcggtGCTCCAGTGAGGGAGTAGAAGCATCTCAAggaagatcacaaggaaatggacagcatgtgacctaaatatgagtgtctgagcaaagggtctgaatacttatgaccatgtgagatttcagtttttcttgtttaataaatttgcaaatatttctacatttctgtttggggtttttttctgtcaagatccagtgcagagtgtatattaatgagaaaaaaaaacaaaaaactttgtttttcattacagccatttggtaaattcagtaGTTAAAAATTtataggggtctgaatactttccgtatccactgtatCATTCACTAGCCCTCACACTTCACTATGTACCCATGTAACCAGAACAGGGAGACTACTTCATGTCTCATCCATGTATTCACATATCTTTCACAATACATTAGAATGACTGGATTACCTAAAGGATCATTTAGCTTAGAAATAACTTGTAGTTGCCCTCACTGTTTATTACGCTGCAACATTTTCGGCATGAAAGTCTTTGTAGTCTTTGCTGCAAACAGTGGTGAGGGTGCAGACTTTAATCTTCTGATGATTACTGCCACATTCCACTGGAAAGCAGTCACATTTCTGAAGGCGCACAAACCTGGTCATGTTCTCATTTAACATGTTCATGACTGGACAACATTGTATATAGGTAAtcattttttatttctatagcaccaacatattctgcagcactttactattgatgggacatatacagacaataaagACTTTACAAAGTAACACCTAGTTTAACTGTTACAGGAGAAGTGAGGGACCTTCTCGcaggcttacaatctataggaaaTGGGATTGGGGACAAAATAGGTAGAAAGTGCGTGTCATGTATAGTCCAGCCATCATTATCATAAGGGTTATGATCTAAAGCTGTATGAGCCAGTCATTGGCCAGTATTGGTCTTCGTCCAATTATCAAATGCTCTTGagtgcatggaggatgtggaggcAGATGAATAAGAGGGACCAGATTCTTCGAAAAAATTAGAAGGGGGAACAGGTAAAAGTTAGATTAGTGGAGTGAGATTGTCTAAAGagatgtgctttttttaaaacacgCTTAAAAATGTGTGGGCTAGATTGTAATCAGATtgtctggggtagtgcattccagaaaactggcacagGAAAAGAGATGTCTTTGAGTCGAAAGTGGGAAGTTCTGATTTAGGTTTTGGATTTTAATGTTAAATCAGTTGCAGAGTACCCTGATGGAAGACCGCGCTCCACTGAAAATGTctcggtttgtttttgtttttttttttcggggAAGGGCTCTTGTGGTAATCCATAGTCTCCTCAGTGATGTCACACACCAGGATTTCATGACCCAGCATTGCTACCAATCTGAGCGTTCTAATAGGACTGAAAGATGGGGACTTGCTCCCGAAACTCAACGCTATGGACATTTCAATGTGAGAATACTCATCAATCCTCCATTCGCTTCTTCACATCAACTTCACAGCAGGCTCTCCGAAGACTAATATTAAACCTGCCGTTATCGCTGATGTGTACTGATCAGTACTGTAGTGGACTGTATTCTTTTAAAACACCGCACCACAATTGTTGTGGATATCACATAGGGATTTACTTGTGATTTCGCTACTGTATGACCTCTTCTATTGTTTAGCCGGTTTATGTATATATGCATTCAGCTACATTTACCACTTTGTAGCAAACCCACCAATATACTTAGGTTCAATTACCAGGGGTGAAGCTGCACCATTATTTTAATCAGTAAACATCTATTCAAATTTACCTTCTActtgtttaatttattttttttttgttttgcgttCATTGGAACCTATTTAGCacagtagtatttttttttttttattttttttatacacattCTGAAGATGGTTTAAACAGCCCAAATGTAGTCATCTTGTATTAAATGGAATGTAACTTGCAGCAATGAAAGTAGTGTGACAGTATTTCAGGGCTGTGGagccggtaagccaaaccttcgattcccaactcctcaatttcccttgcaccgactcagactcccacatatattgcttttagttaagtgaaaaatgtattgtagtacaatgtgaacatcagacatttaatcatttttatgatatgataatcaagatatttagatagaacataaaatatatttattggaatacaactttagaacacaaactgtaataaattgtaaatttaTGTAatttatgtaatatacagtagatatacatatattacatattgtattacatatttacaatttattacagtttcttgtgttctaaagttgtattccaataaatatattttatgttctatctaaatatcttgagtattgtatcataaaaatgattaaatgtctgatgttcacattgcactacaattagagatgagcgaaccggtcgcggttcggctcgagttcggttcgccgaagggaggtctcgttcgagttcggttcgacgaaccactcgaaccgcataggaaacaatggcaggcaatcggaaacacataaaaacacctagaaaacaccctcaaaggtgtccaaaaggtgacaaacaactcacaacacaaacacatgggaaagtgacaaggacatatactcatgcgaaaacaaaagagcaggacaaggaaaaagaggagacacagatataggcatggcaagcccttctaaaatcatgtaaaacaccgcaaggtgactccaagcggagtctcccttttttccaaaaattgggccccacacacacccaccccttcagtggcagcacttgtgccccagttgtacatttcacagctagatttgcatcaagcacattcaaaaatacgccatacttaaccgtccccaggatgacaccggggtagatagcaaagtctttcctgatcccagcgctgtgcacacctttcttagagaagtagtggcgactgggcatctggtactggggcacagcgacagacataaggtctctaaaatcctgtgtgtccaccaggcggaaagacagcatttcggtagcttacagagggataaagtcaacctctaagctttgtcatgggtcgcaggaaatggccttttatttgtccacatctgagggacagagatctggctgcggtgtgtagacggtgttgagtagggtgttcctggaaaaatgcaggtttgtgaggaaagtgcagatcac is drawn from Anomaloglossus baeobatrachus isolate aAnoBae1 chromosome 3, aAnoBae1.hap1, whole genome shotgun sequence and contains these coding sequences:
- the EXOC8 gene encoding exocyst complex component 8 — encoded protein: MAETSGSVSRLKKQLEYSHFQAEQYVKLLSQQSDGDRDLQEHRQRIQGLADETAQSLKRNVYQNYRQFIETAKEISYLEGEMYQLSHILTEQKGIMESVPQTLLHSDRSEAARELKAAFTEEAEEGRTLTTLLEKVEGCQNLLETPGRYLLYNGDLTEFDVDNMVLIQKVHTFLMNDCLLIATSLPNRRGMYKYNALYNLDDLAVVNVKEHPPMKNMFKILMFPESRIFQAENAKIKKEWLDVLEETKKSKILIEKRKKDDLLCLPTLIDVSGSSLVNEKKAIKEEKEEKINLSFEWIQELPDSLDVCIAQRNFEGAVDLLAKLNGYLQDKPSTYSVQDLRAKVNPRARHLTDVLVFELSPGRSLRGGPKATRRAVSQLVRLGQSTKACGLFLQNRATAVHTAIRQLRIEGATLLYVHKLCNVFFTSLLETAKEFEMDFAGNNGCYSAFIVWSCSALKMFADAFSKQVFDSKENLSTAAECVKVAKEHCKHLSEIGLDLNFLLHAFLVKDLKAVLQSNKDIIIEATKHRNSEEMWRKMNLMTPEALGKLKEEMQNCGVLSFDQYTGEDCWVNLSYTVVAFTKQIMFFLEEALKLYFPELHVLLLESLIEIILVAVQHVDYSLRCEQDFEKRSFIRQNASFLYDTVLPVVEKQFEEGVGKPAKQLQELRSISRLVRVNPGTTSDV